The following are encoded together in the Bubalus kerabau isolate K-KA32 ecotype Philippines breed swamp buffalo chromosome 3, PCC_UOA_SB_1v2, whole genome shotgun sequence genome:
- the RHAG gene encoding ammonium transporter Rh type A: MRFKFPLMAIGLEVVMIVLFALFVQYETSVNTSKNPNRTESAAMDVDKTMESYPYFQDVHIMVFAGFGFLMTFLRKYGFSGVGINLLIAALGLQWGTIIQGIIRSHGQKFLIEMKNMIHADFSTVTVLISFGAVLGKTSPIQMLIMTILEITVYAANEYLVFEILWASDTGESMTIHAFGAYFGLAVAGILYRSGLKEGHPNEESVYHSDLFAMIGTLFLWIFWPSFNSATAGEAKKQYRAIVNTYFSLAASVVTAYACSSLLESRGKLNMVHIQNATLAGGVAVGTCADMEIPPYYAMIIGSIAGAVSVFGFKFLTPLFTTKLMIHDTCGVHNLHGLPGVIGGLAGIITVALEESDSAKSLSQLAALGSSIATALVGGLITGAILKIPFWAQPPDEDCYDDSVYWEVPKSTEYDNRFHELLDPPLYHGA, encoded by the exons ATGAGGTTCAAGTTCCCTCTCATGGCCATTGGCCTGGAAGTTGTCATGAttgttttatttgcattatttGTTCAGTATGAAACGAGTGTGAACACTTCCAAGAATCCCAACAGGACCGAGTCAGCTGCCATGGACGTGGACAAAACCATGGAATCGTATCCCT ACTTCCAAGATGTGCACATTATGGTATTCGCTGGGTTCGGCTTCCTCATGACCTTCTTGCGGAAATATGGCTTCAGTGGTGTGGGCATCAACCTACTTATAGCTGCTCTGGGACTCCAATGGGGCACTATTATACAGGGGATCATTCGTAGCCACGGACAGAAATTcctaatagaaatgaaaaa cATGATACACGCAGACTTCAGTACAGTCACAGTTCTGATTTCTTTTGGAGCTGTCCTGGGTAAAACAAGTCCAATCCAGATGCTGATCATGACAATTTTAGAAATTACTGTCTATGCTGCCAATGAATATCTGGTTTTTGAGATATTATGG GCCTCTGATACTGGAGAATCGATGACCATCCATGCCTTTGGGGCTTACTTTGGTTTGGCTGTAGCAGGCATCTTGTATCGATCAGGATTGAAAGAAGGACATCCCAATGAAGAGTCTGTATACCACTCGGACTTGTTTGCGATGATTG GGACTCTTTTCTTATGGATATTTTGGCCTAGCTTTAATTCTGCCACTGCTGGTGAAGCAAAGAAACAGTACAGGGCCATCGTGAACACATACTTCTCTCTCGCTGCCTCTGTGGTCACAGCCTACGCATGTTCCAGCCTTCTCGAGAGCCGAGGCAAGCTCAATATG GTTCACATTCAGAATGCAACTCTGGCTGGAGGAGTGGCTGTGGGCACTTGTGCGGACATGGAGATTCCCCCCTATTATGCTATGATCATTGGGAGCATTGCAGGAGCGGTCTCCGTGTTTGGGTTCAAGTTCCTGACT CCACTTTTCACTACTAAACTGATGATCCATGACACCTGTGGAGTCCATAACCTACATGGCTTACCTGGTGTGATAGGAGGCCTTGCTGGCATCATCACCGTAGCCTTGGAGGAATCTGACTC ggctaagtcgctcagtcagttgGCCGCGCTAGGTTCATCCATTGCAACAGCACTTGTTGGAGGGCTAATCACAG GTGCGATTTTAAAGATTCCTTTCTGGGCGCAACCACCTGATGAGGACTGCTACGATGATTCTGTTTACTGGGAG gttcctAAGAGTACAGAATATGACAACCGTTTCCATGAACTTCTCGACCCCCCATTATATCATGGAGCCTAA